The nucleotide window GTGTGAAGGAAATGGTTTCCGCCTTCTCCGTAACAGTCCCCATCCCCTGCAACTGCTATTACGTGCAAAGAGTGGTTGGCAAGTTTTGCAGCCGTAGCTACAGGCAGGGTTCTTCCGTGCAGCCCGTTAAATGTATGGCATCTCATATAATGAGGCAATTTTCCAGCCTGTCCTATTCCCGAAACTACAAGTACTTCCCAGGGTTCAATTCCAAGCTCTACAAGTGCCTCTTTGACAGTAGAAAGGATATTGAAATTTCCGCACCCTGGACACCAGGCAGGAACCTGACCTTGATAATCTTCAGATGTAGGCATGCAATTCCTCCTTCAGATTTTCAATTGTAAAAGGCCTCCCATCATACTTGAGGATCATGTGGGAAAATTCGAAACCTGTTTCTGCTCTCATTACTTTTGCAAATTGTCCCGTAGCGTTGTTTTCTATACAGATGGTAAGATCAGCCTTCTCAAGAAGCTCAATATAATCAAACTTATCCCGTTCCGGAAGAGGGTAGACCTGGCTGAAGTGCATCATAGCAACCTTGTAATCCTTGGAGATAGTATCAATCACTTCTTTTATCACACCGTAAGTAGATCCATGCCCTACAAGCACTATTTTTGGAGAAGAGTCGCCATAAAGAAGCGGAGGGTCAATTTCTTTCTTTATAAGAGGCAATTTATTCAACAGCCTTTTCTGGACCATTTTGATCCGAGTCTCGGAATCTTCTATGATGTGTCCTTCCTCATCGTGCTCGTCGCTATCCGCTACAACGAGGTGTTTTCCGGCTTCTCCCGGGACCGCAAGAAGAGATATTCCTGTACTGGAATATTTAAAACGCTTATATACATCAACACCTTCAAGGTCTTTTTCTCTCAGTCGATAATCGTTGTAAATTAGGTGCTCAAGGTCAAATTTTTCATACGTCCATTCGGTATCCGCAAGATATTGATCCGATTGGATGAAAACAGGAATCTGGTACTTTTCCGCAAGCTCGAAAGCCTTATTAGTGAGATAAAAAGCCTGTTTTGGGTCTCCGGGCTCAAAAATTACTCTTGGAAATTCTCCATGTGCTGCATAAAGGACAAAAAGCAAATCTGCCTGTTCCGTGCGTGTAGGTAAACCGGTTGCAGGTCCTGGACGCTGCATTTCCGCAATAACAATAGGAGTTTCGGTCATTCCTGCAAGAGAAAGACCTTCTGTCATCAGGGCAAATCCTCCACCTGAACTTCCTGTCATTGCTCTCACGCCTGCAAAAGAGGCTCCTATAGCCATATTAATGGCTGCAATCTCGTCCTCAGCCTGTTCAACGACCAGATTGTATTCTTCTGCTCTGGAAGCCATATAGTTTAAAATCCCTGTTGAAGGTGTCATGGGATAACCGGAGTAAAACTTGCAGCCTGACATAACAGCTCCCATTCCTATCGCATGAACCCCGTCAATAAGCATGAGCTTTCTGTACTCAGGCTCGCGAACTCCAAAAGCTTCGCAGCGGGGACAGTTAGTATGAGCATAATGATATCCCGCTTCTGCACAGGCTATATTATCCTTGATGATCTCTTCCCCTTTATCCTTGAAAGCTTTTCTTATAACTTTTCTGAAGGCTTCAAGCCCAAGATCAAGTA belongs to Methanosarcina barkeri 3 and includes:
- a CDS encoding 2-oxoacid:acceptor oxidoreductase subunit alpha is translated as MGVNFLDYTLRVGGEAGQGLATIGGALGQVFSKIGFHVFTHQDYMSRIRGGHNFYQIRFSDKEISASREMVDILLALDLNTIEIHRKSVRNEGFILYDSEITKKKFEEPEFIDIPFRKIALDVGKKSVMANTVATGAALGILDLGLEAFRKVIRKAFKDKGEEIIKDNIACAEAGYHYAHTNCPRCEAFGVREPEYRKLMLIDGVHAIGMGAVMSGCKFYSGYPMTPSTGILNYMASRAEEYNLVVEQAEDEIAAINMAIGASFAGVRAMTGSSGGGFALMTEGLSLAGMTETPIVIAEMQRPGPATGLPTRTEQADLLFVLYAAHGEFPRVIFEPGDPKQAFYLTNKAFELAEKYQIPVFIQSDQYLADTEWTYEKFDLEHLIYNDYRLREKDLEGVDVYKRFKYSSTGISLLAVPGEAGKHLVVADSDEHDEEGHIIEDSETRIKMVQKRLLNKLPLIKKEIDPPLLYGDSSPKIVLVGHGSTYGVIKEVIDTISKDYKVAMMHFSQVYPLPERDKFDYIELLEKADLTICIENNATGQFAKVMRAETGFEFSHMILKYDGRPFTIENLKEELHAYI